Genomic window (Streptomyces liliiviolaceus):
ATCAGCTCGTCGGGCGTGGGCCGTTCGTCGGGTTCCTTGGCGAGGCAACGCGCGATCAGCGGAGCCAGGTCGCCGGGGACGTCCGTCAGATCCGGTTCGTCATGCACGACCTGGTAGGCCACGACATAGGGACTGTCGGAGTCGAAGGGCCCGCGCCCGGTCGCCGCGTGCACCAGCACGGACCCGAGCGCGAAGATGTCGGCGGCCGGTCCCACCTCGCGCGGGCGGCGGAACTGCTCGGGGGCCATGAAGGGCGGAGTGCCGATCAGTTTGCCCGTCTCCGTGCGCAGTTCGCTGTCCGACGGCCGCGAGATACCGAAGTCGATGACCTTGGGGCCGTCCTCGGCGAGGAGGACGTTGCTCGGCTTGAGGTCGCGGTGCACCACACCGGCACGGTGGATGTCGCGCAACGCCTCGGCGAGCCCGGCCATCACCTGCCGCAACTGCGCGGACGACAGCGAACCGTTCCGCTTCACATGCTCCGCGAGCGTCGGTCCCGGGATGAACAGGGTGGCCATCCAGGGCCGGTCCGCCTCGGGGTCGGCGTCCACGACCGGTGCGGTGAACGCACCGCTGACCCGCCGTGCGGCCGCCACCTCCTGCTTGAAACGCCCCCTGAACTCGGTGTCCCTGGCGAACTCGGCGTTGATGACCTTCACCGCGAGCCGCAGTCCCGACGCCGAACGGGCCAGATGGACCACGCCCATGCCACCCGAGCCGAGACGTGACTCAAGGCGGTACTGCCCTGCGTACTCGGGAAGTTCCGCTTCGGCATCCGATCCGGCGATGCGTCTTGGCGGCATCGTCCACCCCCGTGAATTGCGTACGCACGCGCGACGCACGGAGCCTAGTCGATGGTTCGTACGAGTCCCACGCGGCTTGCTAGCCTCCGCGTGCACAAAACAAAGACAGCGTTTCGAGACACCACATTCGAGACAACGCGTGCACCACATCCAACGGGGAGACACACATGGCTGTTGAAGAGGCCAGAGAGACTGAAGTCGCCGACTCGTCGGCCGGCGCCGAGGCAGCGGCGGCGGTCGCGGCCCAGACGCTCTACTCGATCGCACCCGGCTACAGCCTGAACGTCCGCAGCGGTCCCGGCACCCAGTACCGCCTGATCCGCACGCTGGCGCCGGGCTCCAGGGTCCCGATCTTCTGCCAGCGCCCGGGGGAGACGATCAGCGGCCCCTACGGGACGACGAAGATCTGGGACAACATCGAGGTCGGGGAGTACGTGTCCGACGCGTACGTGCACACGGGGAGCGACGGGTACGTGGCTTCGCGCTGCGCCTGACGCCTCCGCCGCGCATCGCATCGCCTCGGCCGGCCGGTCGGCGGGCCGAGGCGATAATCGAGCGGTGAGCGACAAACCAGACACCACCTCCGCAGGCCGCACAGGCCCCCGCCCCGAACCGATCCGCTTCTTCGGGGTGACCTGGGTGGACCACGACGGCGGCTACGCGGTCCGCCGCGCGGCCGTGAGCGTCGGCTCGCTCGTCGCGATCGCGGTCAGCTGCCTGGTCCTGCGGTTCGCGTACGAGGGGCTGGAGATCGCGGCCGTGGGCGGCTTCGTCACCGGGCTGGTCGTGGTGATGTTCGCCGTCTGCACCGCGCTGGCGTTCCGCCACACCTGGGCGGGCTATACGAAACGCCCGGCCCCGGACAGCGAGTCCGCACTGCGGGGCCTGCTGACGATCGGCTTCGTAGGCACCCTCACCGCATACTTCCTCCGCTCCCTGACGGAGGCCCCGGGCGAACACCTCCACCGCACGGAGCACGAGGCACCCTCCCACCGCAGCCACCCCTAGCCCGTGACCGCCTGCGGCCCTTCGAGGCGGGGCTGCACCCCTGCGGTTTGTCCGCGGCCCCGGTGGGGGTGCCCCGCGCAGTTCCCCGCGCCCCTCAAAAGCGGGGCTACGCCCCAGCTTTTGCCCCAAAGGCGCACCGGAAACGTCACGGCCACCCCCTAACAACACGGCCACCCCCACCGGGCCCCGAAGGGGCGCGGGGAACTGCGCGAACGGCCCCCACCGGGCCCGCACCCGACTACCGAGAACTACGAGGTCGTCCTGATCGTCGCCCCGGCTGCTTGACGAGGTTCCTGCCCAGGCGCATTATTCATCACATGATGAATAATGCGTCCGACACCCCTGCCCCCACGCCCCCACCCCCCGACCACCCGGCTGTCCACGCCGTCGGTCTCACCGTCGTCCGGGGCCCCCGCCAGGTCCTGCGCGGACTCGACTTCGACGTCCCCCGCGGCCGCATCACCGGTCTGCTCGGCCCGTCGGGGTGCGGAAAGTCCACCCTGATGAGGGCGATCGTCGGCACCCAGGCCAAGGTCACCGGCACCCTGGACGTCCTCGGCCTCCCCGCGGGCCACGCCGCCCTGCGCTCCCGTATCGGTTACGTCACCCAAGCCCCCTCCGTCTACGACGACCTGTCGGTCCGCCAGAACCTGGACTACTTCGCCGCGATCCTCGACCCCGGCCGCTCCGCAGCAGACCGCCGCCGCGAGAACGTCGAGCACGCCATCGCCGACGTGGACCTCGCCTCCCACGCCGACGCCCTCGCGGGCAACCTCTCCGGCGGCCAGCGCAGCCGCGTCTCCCTGGCCGTGGCCCTCCTCGGCACCCCGGAACTCCTCGTCCTCGACGAACCCACGGTCGGCCTCGACCCCGTACTCCGCCGCGACCTGTGGCAGCTCTTCCACACCATCGCCGCCGACCGGGGCGCCACCCTCCTCGTCTCCTCCCACGTCATGGACGAGGCGGAACGCTGCCACCGCCTGCTCCTGATGCGCGAGGGCGAGATCCTCGCCGACGACACCCCGGACGCCCTGCGCACCCAGACCGGCACCGACACCGTCGAGGAGGCCTTCCTCCACCTGGTGGACGAGGCGATCGCGGCCGCCGCAGGCAACCAGCCCCGCCGGCCCGGCCACTCACGCAAGGAGTCCGTCCGATGACCACGACCACCGCCCCGCGCACGAGCCCGACCGCGCTCCCCGAACCGCGCGCGATCAACCTCGCCCGCACCACCGCCACCGCGACCCGGGTCCTGCGCCAGCTCCGCCACGACCCGCGCACGATCGCGCTGATGATCCTCATCCCGTGCCTGATGCTTGTGCTGCTCCGCTATGTCTTCGACGGCAGCCCGCGCACCTTCGACTCCATCGGCGCCTCACTGCTCGGCATCTTCCCCCTCATCACGATGTTCCTCGTGACCTCCATCGCCACCCTCCGCGAACGCACCTCCGGCACCCTCGAACGCCTCCTCGCCATGCCCCTCGGCAAAGGCGACCTCATCGCCGGCTACGCCCTCGCCTTCGGAGCGGTCGCCGTCGTCCAGTCCGTCCTCGCCACCACTCTCGCCGTATGGGCCCTCGGCCTCGACGTCACCGGCTCGGCCTGGCTGCTCCTCCTGGTCGCCCTCCTTGACGCCCTGCTCGGCACCGCCCTCGGTCTCTTCGTCTCGGCGTTCGCGTCCTCCGAGTTCCAGGCCGTCCAGTTCATGCCGGCCGTGATCTTCCCCCAGCTCCTCCTCTGCGGCCTGTTCACCCCGCGCTCCGACATGCACCCCGTACTGGAAGCCATCTCCGACGTCCTCCCCATGTCGTACGCCGTCGACGGCATGAACGAGGTCCTCAAGCACACCGACGTCACCGCCGCCTTCGTCCGCGACGCCCTGATCGTCGCGGCCTGCGCTCTCCTCGTACTGACACTCGGCGCGGCGACCCTCCGCCGCCGCACGGCCTGACCCCGTCCCGCCCAGCGGACGGCGCGGCCAGCCCCCGGGCCCCGGTGCGAGGATGGGCCCCGGACGACGCACCCCCGGAGGGCAACCGAACATGACTCAGAAAGTCGCAGTGCTCGGCACCGGCAAGATCGGCGAGGCCCTGCTCAGCGGAATGATCCGAGCCGGCTGGGCCCCCGCCGACCTCCTGGTCACGGCCCGCCGCCCCGAGCGCGCCCAGGAACTCCAGGAACGCCACGGCGTCACCCCGGTCACCAACCAGGAGGCCGCCAAGACGGCGGACACGCTGATCCTCACGGTCAAGCCCCAGGACATGGGCACCCTCCTCGACGAACTCGCCCCGCACGTCCCCGCCGACCGCCTCGTCATCAGCGGCGCCGCGGGCATCCCCACCTCCTTCTTCGAGGAGCGCCTGGCCCAGCGCACCCCCGTCGTCCGTGTCATGACGAACACCCCCGCCCTCGTCGACGAGGCCATGTCCGTCATCTCCGCCGGCAGCCACGCCACGGCCGCCCACCTCGCGCACGCCGAGGAGATCTTCGGCGCCGTCGGCAAGACGCTGCGCGTCCCCGAGTCCCAACAGGACGCCTGCACCGCTCTCTCCGGCTCCGGCCCGGCGTACTTCTTCTACCTGGTCGAGGCCATGACCGACGCCGGCATCCTGCTCGGCCTGCCCCGCGACAAGGCGCACGACCTCATCGTCCAGTCCGCGATCGGCGCCGCCGTGATGCTCCGCGACAGCGGCGAGCACCCCGTGAAACTCCGCGAGAACGTCACGTCCCCCGCGGGCACCACGATCAACGCCATCCGCGAACTGGAGAACCACGGCGTACGGGCCGCCCTCATCGCCGCCCTCGAAGCAGCCCGCGATCGCAGCCGCGCACTGGCCTCAGGCAACAGCTAGCCACGCCCGCGCAGGAGCCCCGGGGCCGGCCCACCACCGGCCCCCGCTCCTCACCACGCCACTGGTCACCCGGCAGGCAGCAGCCCGATCGCCCGGTACGCCGCGTCCACCCTCGGCCGCGCCATCTCCCTGGCCTTCTCGGCACCCTCTCGCAACACCCCTTCCACGTACGCAGGATCGGCGCACAACTCCTTGTGCTTCTGCTGTACGGGCCTGAGGAGCTCGACCACGGCCTCGGCGGTGTCCTTCTTCAAAGATCCGTACGTCTCATATACACCGGCCAGGTCCTTCGGGTTCCCACCTTCACAGGCCGCGAGGATCTCCAGCAGATTCGAGACCCCGGGCCGGGCCTCCCGGTCGTGGACGACCTCGCTCCCGCTGTCCGTCACGGCCCGCATGATCTTCTTCCGCACGGCCTCGGGCTCGTCGAGCAGATAGACGACTCCCGGCCCCACATCGTCGGACTTCCCCATCTTCGACGTGGGGTCCTGCAGGTTCATGACCCGGGCCGCCACCTCCGGATGCGTGGTCCGCGGCACCACGAACGTCCGCCCGTACCGCTGGTTGAACCGCACCGCGACATCCCGCGTCAGCTCCACGTGCTGGGTCTGGTCGTCCCCCACCGGCACCTCGTCGGTCCCGTACGCCAGGATGTCCGCCGCCATTAGCACCGGATACGTGAGCAGCGACAGCCGCACACTCCCGCCCCGCGCCCGCTCGGCCGCCGCCTTCTCCTTGTACTGGATCATCCGACGCATCTCGCCGTCCGTGGCCACGCACTCCAGCAGATACGACAGCCGCGCGTGCTCATCCACATGACTCTGTACGAAGACGGTGCACAACTGGGGATCGAGCCCCGCGGCCAGGAGCAGGGTGGCCGCCTGCCGACTCAGCCTGCGCACCCGCCCGGGATCGTGGTCCACGGTCAGCGCGTGCAGGTCGACGACACAGAACAAGGCGTCGGCCTCGTGCTGGTCGACCGTGTTCCAGCGCCGCATCGCCCCCAGGTAGTTGCCCAACGTCAGATGCCCGGTCGGCTTGATCCCGCTGAAGACCCGCTTCATCCCGCTACCTCCTGATCGAGGCCGCCACCACCGCCGGCCGGCGCTCCAGGGAGGAGATGCAAAAACGGCCGCCGAGGAGGCGGCCGTTGAGTACACGCGTAGGTACGGCCGCCGTCAGGCGGCCCACCACAGCTGGGTGCACGCGTGCGTAGTCATGACACCGAGGGTACGCCCCAGGGGTGGCGCCCGTACCCGAGTTGACACGCCCCCGCCCGCTCCGTAGTGTTCTCCGAGTTGTCCGACGTGAGCGCCGACTTCGGTTGGTCCCCGGACAGCCATTCCGCAACAAGCACACAGCGATCGACGATCCGTCGTCGGCTCGTTTTCATGCGTGTTTGCGAAATGAGGAATCCGCGTTCGAGAGAGTGCAACCCCGATTAGCTCGGGGGCCGGGATTCCGCTAAAGTCTCACTCGTCGGAACGGCCCAACAGCCGGGAAGACAACCCCCACTTCGACTGGGAATCGGGCCTGAAAGGGTCTGGTAGAGTCGGACTCGCCGGAAAGGGAAACGCGAAAGCGAAAACCTGGAAAGCACCGAGGAAATCGGAACCGGAAACGGTCTGATAGAGTCGGAAACGCAAGACAGCGAGACAAGAACACAGCAAAACCGAAGGGAAGCGCCCGGAGGAAAGCCCGAGAGGGTGAGTACAAAGGAAGCGTCCGTTCCTTGAGAACTCAACAGCGTGCCAAAAATCAACGCCAGATATGTTGATACCCCGTCCATCACCGCATGGTGGTGGGTGGAGGTTCCTTTGAAAAAGTCCTGCCGGGCGCAAGCACGGTAGGCGCATCAGCGAGGATGCAGTGAACTATCCGGATTATTCCTCCGGTGGTTCCGCTCTCATGATGTGGTCCCGATTACGGGAAAACATTCACGGAGAGTTTGATCCTGGCTCAGGACGAACGCTGGCGGCGTGCTTAACACATGCAAGTCGAACGATGAACCACTTCGGTGGGGATTAGTGGCGAACGGGTGAGTAACACGTGGGCAATCTGCCCTTCACTCTGGGACAAGCCCTGGAAACGGGGTCTAATACCGGATGACACTCCTACAGGCATCTGTGGGGGTTGAAAGCTCCGGCGGTGAAGGATGAGCCCGCGGCCTATCAGCTTGTTGGTGAGGTAGTGGCTCACCAAGGCGACGACGGGTAGCCGGCCTGAGAGGGCGACCGGCCACACTGGGACTGAGACACGGCCCAGACTCCTACGGGAGGCAGCAGTGGGGAATATTGCACAATGGGCGAAAGCCTGATGCAGCGACGCCGCGTGAGGGATGACGGCCTTCGGGTTGTAAACCTCTTTCAGCAGGGAAGAAGCGAAAGTGACGGTACCTGCAGAAGAAGCGCCGGCTAACTACGTGCCAGCAGCCGCGGTAATACGTAGGGCGCAAGCGTTGTCCGGAATTATTGGGCGTAAAGAGCTCGTAGGCGGTCTGTCGCGTCGGATGTGAAAGCCCGGGGCTTAACCCCGGGTCTGCATTCGATACGGGCAGACTAGAGTGTGGTAGGGGAGATCGGAATTCCTGGTGTAGCGGTGAAATGCGCAGATATCAGGAGGAACACCGGTGGCGAAGGCGGATCTCTGGGCCATTACTGACGCTGAGGAGCGAAAGCGTGGGGAGCGAACAGGATTAGATACCCTGGTAGTCCACGCCGTAAACGGTGGGAACTAGGTGTTGGCGACATTCCACGTCGTCGGTGCCGCAGCTAACGCATTAAGTTCCCCGCCTGGGGAGTACGGCCGCAAGGCTAAAACTCAAAGGAATTGACGGGGGCCCGCACAAGCAGCGGAGCATGTGGCTTAATTCGACGCAACGCGAAGAACCTTACCAAGGCTTGACATCGCCCGGAAAGCATCAGAGATGGTGCCCCCCTTGTGGTCGGGTGACAGGTGGTGCATGGCTGTCGTCAGCTCGTGTCGTGAGATGTTGGGTTAAGTCCCGCAACGAGCGCAACCCTTGTTCTGTGTTGCCAGCATGCCCTTCGGGGTGATGGGGACTCACAGGAGACTGCCGGGGTCAACTCGGAGGAAGGTGGGGACGACGTCAAGTCATCATGCCCCTTATGTCTTGGGCTGCACACGTGCTACAATGGCAGGTACAATGAGCTGCGATACCGCAAGGTGGAGCGAATCTCAAAAAGCCTGTCTCAGTTCGGATTGGGGTCTGCAACTCGACCCCATGAAGTCGGAGTTGCTAGTAATCGCAGATCAGCATTGCTGCGGTGAATACGTTCCCGGGCCTTGTACACACCGCCCGTCACGTCACGAAAGTCGGTAACACCCGAAGCCGGTGGCCCAACCCCTTGTGGGAGGGAGCTGTCGAAGGTGGGACTGGCGATTGGGACGAAGTCGTAACAAGGTAGCCGTACCGGAAGGTGCGGCTGGATCACCTCCTTTCTAAGGAGCATCTAGGCCGCCAAGCTTGCTTGGTGGTCCAGGGCCATTACGTCGGCACACGTTCGACGGTGGTTGCTCAAGGGTGGAACGTTGATTATTCGGCACACTCGGCCTTCTACAGGCTGCAAGTACTGTCCTTCGGGGCGTGGAAAGCAGACCTTAGGGGCGAGGGTGTCGGGCACGCTGTTGGGTGTCTGAGGGTACGGCCGTCAAGGTCGCCTTCAGTGCCGGCCCCGGTGAAGCATCGCGTGAGTGGTGTGTGACGGGTGGTTGGTCGTTGTTTGAGAACTGCACAGTGGACGCGAGCATCTGTGGCCAAGTTTTTAAGGGCGCACGGTGGATGCCTTGGTACCAGGAACCGATGAAGGACGTGGGAGGCCACGATAGTCCCCGGGGAGCCGTCAACCAGGCTTTGATCCGGGGGTTTCCGAATGGGGAAACCCGGCAGTCGTCATGGGCTGTCACCCACATCTGAACACATAGGGTGTGTGGAGGGAACGCGGGGAAGTGAAACATCTCAGTACCCGCAGGAAGAGAAAACAACCGTGATTCCGGGAGTAGTGGCGAGCGAAACCGGATGAGGCCAAACCGTATGTGTGTGAGACCCGGCAGGGGTTGCGCATGCGGGGTTGTGGGATCTCTCTTTCACAGTCTGCCGGCTGTGAGACGAGTCAGAAACCGTTGGTGTAGGCGAAGGACATGCGAAAGGTCCGGCGTAGAGGGTAAGACCCCCGTAGTCGAAACATCAACGGCTCGTTTGAGAGACACCCAAGTAGCACGGGGCCCGAGAAATCCCGTGTGAATCTGGCGGGACCACCCGCTAAGCCTAAATATTCCCTGGTGACCGATAGCGGATAGTACCGTGAGGGAATGGTGAAAAGTACCGCGGGAGCGGAGTGAAATAGTACCTGAAACCGTGTGCCTACAAGCCGTGGGAGCGTCGCTGTATGTGCTTGCACATACAGTCGTGACTGCGTGCCTTTTGAAGAATGAGCCTGCGAGTTTGCGGTGTGTTGCGAGGTTAACCCGTGTGGGGAAGCCGTAGCGAAAGCGAGTCCGAATAGGGCGGTATAGTAGCGCGCTCAAGACCCGAAGCGGAGTGATCTAGCCATGGGCAGGTTGAAGCGGCTGTAAGAGGTCGTGGAGGACCGAACCCACCAGGGTTGAAAACCTGGGGGATGACCTGTGGTTAGGGGTGAAAGGCCAATCAAACTCCGTGATAGCTGGTTCTCCCCGAAATGCATTTAGGTGCAGCGTCGTGTGTTTCTTGCCGGAGGTAGAGCACTGGATAGGCGATGGGCCCTACCGGGTTACTGACCTTAGCCAAACTCCGAATGCCGGTAAGTGAGAGCGCGGCAGTGAGACTGTGGGGGATAAGCTCCATGGTCGAGAGGGAAACAGCCCAGAGCATCGACTAAGGCCCCTAAGCGTACGCTAAGTGGGAAAGGATGTGGAGTCGCACAGACAACCAGGAGGTTGGCTTAGAAGCAGCCACCCTTGAAAGAGTGCGTAATAGCTCACTGGTCTAGTGATTCCGCGCCGACAATGTAGCGGGGCTCAAGCGTACCGCCGAAGTCGTGTCATTCCAGCATGTACCCCCAACGGGGGCTGGGATGGGTAGGGGAGCGTCGTGTGCCGGGTGAAGCCGCGCCGGAAGGCAGTGGTGGACGGTTCACGAGTGAGAATGCAGGCATGAGTAGCGATACACACGTGAGAAACGTGTGCGCCGATTGACTAAGGGTTCCTGGGTCAAGCTGATCTGCCCAGGGTAAGTCGGGACCTAAGGCGAGGCCGACAGGCGTAGTCGATGGATAACCGGTTGATATTCCGGTACCCGCTGTGAAGCGTCAAACATCGAACCAGGCGATGCTAAGTCCGTGAAGCCGTTCCGGACCCTTCGGGGAATGGAAAGTGGTGGAGCCGACGGACCAGACCTGTAGTAGGTGAGTGATGGGGTGACGCAGGAAGGTAGTCCAGCCCGGGCGGTGGTTGTCCCGGGGTAAGGGTGTAGCCCGTTGTGTAGGTAAATCCGCACAACATTAAGGGTGAGACCTGATGCCGAGCCGATTGTGGTGAAGTGGATGATCCTATGCTGTCGAGAAAAGCCTCTAGCGAGTTTCATGGCGGCCCGTACCCTAAACCGACTCAGGTGGTCAGGTAGAGAATACCGAGGCGTTCGGGTGAACTATGGTTAAGGAACTCGGCAAAATGCCCCCGTAACTTCGGGAGAAGGGGGGCCATCACCGGTGATAGCACTTGCTGCTTGAGCTGGGGGTGGCCGCAGAGACCAGCGAGAAGCGACTGTTTACTAAAAACACAGGTCCGTGCGAAGCCGTAAGGCGATGTATACGGACTGACGCCTGCCCGGTGCTGGAACGTTAAGGGGACCGGTTAGTCAGATTTCGGTCTGGCGAAGCTGAGAACTTAAGCGCCAGTAAACGGCGGTGGTAACTATAACCATCCTAAGGTAGCGAAATTCCTTGTCGGGTAAGTTCCGACCTGCACGAATGGCGTAACGACTTCTCGACTGTCTCAACCATAGGCCCGGTGAAATTGCACTACGAGTAAAGATGCTCGTTTCGCGCAGCAGGACGGAAAGACCCCGGGACCTTTACTATAGTTTGATATTGGTGTTCGGTTCGGCTTGTGTAGGATAGCTGGGAGACTGTGAAGCTTGAGCGCCAGCTCGGGTGGAGTCGTCGTTGAAATACCAGTCTGGTCGTGCTGGATGTCTAACCTGGGTCCGTGATCCGGATCAGGGACAGTGTCTGATGGGTAGTTTAACTGGGGCGGTTGCCTCCTAAAGAGTAACGGAGGCGCCCAAAGGTTCCCTCAGCCTGGTTGGCAATCAGGTGTTGAGTGTAAGTGCACAAGGGAGCTTGACTGTGAGACCGACGGGTCGAGCAGGGACGAAAGTCGGGACTAGTGATCCGGCGGTGGCTTGTGGAAGCGCCGTCGCTCAACGGATAAAAGGTACCCCGGGGATAACAGGCTGATCTTCCCCAAGAGTCCATATCGACGGGATGGTTTGGCACCTCGATGTCGGCTCGTCGCATCCTGGGGCTGGAGTCGGTCCCAAGGGTTGGGCTGTTCGCCCATTAAAGCGGTACGCGAGCTGGGTTTAGAACGTCGTGAGACAGTTCGGTCCCTATCCGCTGTGCGCGTAGGAGTCTTGAGAAGGGCTGTCCCTAGTACGAGAGGACCGGGACGGACGAACCTCTGGTGTGCCAGTTGTCCTGCCAAGGGCATGGCTGGTTGGCTACGTTCGGGAGGGATAACCGCTGAAAGCATCTAAGCGGGAAGCCTGCTTCGAGATGAGGACTCCCACCAACTTGATTGGTTAAGGCTCCCAGTAGACGACTGGGTTGATAGGCCGGATGTGGAAGCCCTGTAAGGGGTGGAGCTGACCGGTACTAATAGGCCGAGGGCTTGTCCTCAGTTGCTCGCGTCCACTGTGTTGGTTCTGAAACCACGAACAACCGTTGTAGCCATGGTCACGGCTCCGGTTTGTCAGTTTCATAGTGTTTCGGTGGTCATAGCGTGAGGGAAACGCCCGGTTACATTCCGAACCCGGAAGCTAAGCCTTACAGCGCCGATGGTACTGCAGGGGGGACCCTGTGGGAGAGTAGGACGCCGCCGAACAAATATTACGGAAAAGCCCCCGCACTTCGGTGCGGGGGCTTTTCTGCGTTCCGGGGAGTTCCGGTGCTTTCAGAGA
Coding sequences:
- a CDS encoding SH3 domain-containing protein, yielding MAVEEARETEVADSSAGAEAAAAVAAQTLYSIAPGYSLNVRSGPGTQYRLIRTLAPGSRVPIFCQRPGETISGPYGTTKIWDNIEVGEYVSDAYVHTGSDGYVASRCA
- a CDS encoding EamA/RhaT family transporter, with product MSDKPDTTSAGRTGPRPEPIRFFGVTWVDHDGGYAVRRAAVSVGSLVAIAVSCLVLRFAYEGLEIAAVGGFVTGLVVVMFAVCTALAFRHTWAGYTKRPAPDSESALRGLLTIGFVGTLTAYFLRSLTEAPGEHLHRTEHEAPSHRSHP
- a CDS encoding ABC transporter ATP-binding protein; protein product: MMNNASDTPAPTPPPPDHPAVHAVGLTVVRGPRQVLRGLDFDVPRGRITGLLGPSGCGKSTLMRAIVGTQAKVTGTLDVLGLPAGHAALRSRIGYVTQAPSVYDDLSVRQNLDYFAAILDPGRSAADRRRENVEHAIADVDLASHADALAGNLSGGQRSRVSLAVALLGTPELLVLDEPTVGLDPVLRRDLWQLFHTIAADRGATLLVSSHVMDEAERCHRLLLMREGEILADDTPDALRTQTGTDTVEEAFLHLVDEAIAAAAGNQPRRPGHSRKESVR
- a CDS encoding ABC transporter permease — its product is MTTTTAPRTSPTALPEPRAINLARTTATATRVLRQLRHDPRTIALMILIPCLMLVLLRYVFDGSPRTFDSIGASLLGIFPLITMFLVTSIATLRERTSGTLERLLAMPLGKGDLIAGYALAFGAVAVVQSVLATTLAVWALGLDVTGSAWLLLLVALLDALLGTALGLFVSAFASSEFQAVQFMPAVIFPQLLLCGLFTPRSDMHPVLEAISDVLPMSYAVDGMNEVLKHTDVTAAFVRDALIVAACALLVLTLGAATLRRRTA
- the proC gene encoding pyrroline-5-carboxylate reductase encodes the protein MTQKVAVLGTGKIGEALLSGMIRAGWAPADLLVTARRPERAQELQERHGVTPVTNQEAAKTADTLILTVKPQDMGTLLDELAPHVPADRLVISGAAGIPTSFFEERLAQRTPVVRVMTNTPALVDEAMSVISAGSHATAAHLAHAEEIFGAVGKTLRVPESQQDACTALSGSGPAYFFYLVEAMTDAGILLGLPRDKAHDLIVQSAIGAAVMLRDSGEHPVKLRENVTSPAGTTINAIRELENHGVRAALIAALEAARDRSRALASGNS
- the trpS gene encoding tryptophan--tRNA ligase yields the protein MKRVFSGIKPTGHLTLGNYLGAMRRWNTVDQHEADALFCVVDLHALTVDHDPGRVRRLSRQAATLLLAAGLDPQLCTVFVQSHVDEHARLSYLLECVATDGEMRRMIQYKEKAAAERARGGSVRLSLLTYPVLMAADILAYGTDEVPVGDDQTQHVELTRDVAVRFNQRYGRTFVVPRTTHPEVAARVMNLQDPTSKMGKSDDVGPGVVYLLDEPEAVRKKIMRAVTDSGSEVVHDREARPGVSNLLEILAACEGGNPKDLAGVYETYGSLKKDTAEAVVELLRPVQQKHKELCADPAYVEGVLREGAEKAREMARPRVDAAYRAIGLLPAG